A part of Paenibacillus sp. IHBB 10380 genomic DNA contains:
- a CDS encoding acyl carrier protein: MELITKIKASIVEATDGNLTIEDVERVGDNIHQLGLDSLAQIKIIVLLEEEYDIEIDVEKISPEVLNSISSLCQFIEKEFEKASV, encoded by the coding sequence ATGGAACTGATTACTAAGATTAAAGCGTCTATCGTAGAGGCAACTGACGGGAACTTAACGATCGAAGACGTTGAAAGAGTCGGTGATAATATTCATCAACTTGGATTAGATTCATTGGCTCAAATCAAGATAATAGTATTACTGGAAGAAGAATATGACATTGAAATTGATGTGGAGAAAATAAGTCCGGAAGTTCTAAATTCCATTTCAAGTTTATGTCAATTTATAGAAAAGGAATTTGAGAAAGCGTCTGTATAA
- a CDS encoding cation:proton antiporter domain-containing protein, whose protein sequence is MIVINSNVNLLISVIIALVIILVTARIFMRVAIYFKQPAVVGEMLAGIFLGPTCFSYFFPELSSGIFNADVKSILYVLSNLGLFIFMLLIGMEMKAITKRSFKEAGMLAVSGIVPPFILGGAISLFLYSKFSYGHISSFAFMLFMGVALAITSIPMLARILQEEGLMRSKLGPLSLTAGSIDDAVAWSFLAIVLAIVNSHSLLSALSPIIFGIIFILVVVYMVKPLMQRLGDKVEKEATLTNASLVLVLILTLLTGAITETIGISAVFGCFVLGMVMPKTEKFQTEIEAKLKDFIIVFFLPIFFVVSGLNTNLLGLNSIEMLYPFLYILFASFLGKYGGCTLYMRSLGFSWRESSAVGGLMNAKGLMELIVVNIGYANGIISQELYSLLVLMAFITTALAKPIYNLSMGKGTKEEGRIANKNLIKG, encoded by the coding sequence GTGATTGTTATTAATAGTAATGTTAACCTTCTTATTAGCGTGATTATAGCCCTAGTCATCATTTTGGTTACAGCTCGAATTTTTATGAGGGTGGCAATATATTTCAAGCAACCGGCTGTTGTTGGTGAAATGCTTGCAGGTATATTTCTTGGGCCCACTTGCTTTAGTTACTTTTTCCCTGAACTCAGCAGTGGGATCTTTAACGCGGATGTAAAAAGCATCTTATATGTATTAAGCAATTTGGGATTGTTTATATTTATGTTGTTAATTGGTATGGAAATGAAAGCAATCACCAAGAGATCATTTAAAGAAGCGGGAATGTTAGCGGTATCCGGCATCGTTCCTCCTTTTATATTGGGTGGTGCCATCTCATTATTTCTGTACAGTAAGTTCTCTTATGGTCATATATCTTCATTCGCCTTTATGCTATTTATGGGTGTTGCACTAGCGATTACCTCCATACCGATGCTTGCGCGAATTCTTCAAGAGGAAGGTTTGATGAGATCTAAACTAGGACCTCTTTCTTTAACAGCAGGTAGCATTGACGATGCTGTCGCCTGGAGTTTTCTCGCTATCGTATTAGCTATTGTAAATTCTCACAGTCTTCTATCTGCACTTTCTCCAATTATCTTTGGCATCATATTTATCCTTGTAGTGGTTTATATGGTAAAGCCACTTATGCAGCGATTAGGCGATAAGGTGGAGAAGGAAGCAACTTTAACCAATGCTAGTTTAGTATTGGTGTTGATATTAACCCTACTTACGGGGGCGATTACCGAAACTATTGGCATTAGTGCGGTATTTGGGTGTTTTGTCTTGGGAATGGTGATGCCTAAAACAGAAAAGTTTCAAACTGAAATTGAAGCTAAATTAAAAGATTTTATCATTGTCTTCTTTTTGCCTATATTTTTTGTAGTCTCTGGTTTGAACACCAACTTGCTGGGTCTGAACAGTATTGAAATGTTATATCCTTTTCTCTACATTCTATTCGCATCATTTCTAGGAAAGTATGGCGGATGCACGCTTTATATGAGGAGTCTGGGATTTAGCTGGAGAGAATCTTCGGCAGTTGGAGGATTGATGAATGCCAAAGGGTTGATGGAGCTTATTGTCGTCAACATCGGCTATGCTAATGGAATCATTTCGCAAGAATTGTATTCCTTACTCGTTCTAATGGCCTTTATAACCACGGCTCTAGCAAAGCCAATTTATAATTTATCTATGGGAAAAGGAACTAAGGAAGAGGGCAGGATAGCCAATAAAAATCTAATAAAGGGGTGA
- a CDS encoding NAD(P)/FAD-dependent oxidoreductase, giving the protein MNTVHNNESKNNYDVIIIGAGIAGTILAAILARQNVKVLVVDSGTHPRFVIGESMIPATSFMMRIMAERYDVPEIMHCSTLPFIQKNITSNSGIKRNFSFIYHREGQAQNPNETTQLPVPNIPYGPEAHLMRQDTDAYMMAVAIKYGADIKQKTFITDIDINDEGAWIKTSVNDEFHAKFIVDASGVNSVLSKRLGLREEPTRMKTNTRSIFTHMIGVKPYDEICKKSEHNLPSPLHNGTLHHIFDGGWLWVIPFDNTENSTSKLCSVGLQFDLTKTPPKTDKEPEQEFSEFLSRFPEVAKQFEDAKPVREWISSNRLQYSASEVVGDRFCLLAHASAFIDPLFSRGLAITTETINSLAQRLIDSVNEDHFYKERFEPVAEIIQNSYDTNDRLVACSYAAFKDFDLWNAWYRIWALGQAFTSLRFTQILSKYYKENNIEHLLAIEKAPYIGSLCVDLDEFQPLFEKVASTVEEVRDNHLPIDEAVKRIYGYYSELDFLPEQYDLTNPDRHYIGKMNLIALYDIVTWGAQNAPEKIRKLYFDFDGSFLSGNKEVAAELE; this is encoded by the coding sequence ATGAACACGGTCCATAACAATGAAAGTAAAAACAATTACGATGTGATTATTATTGGTGCAGGTATCGCAGGGACGATTTTAGCGGCTATTCTCGCAAGGCAAAATGTCAAAGTGCTAGTTGTTGATTCGGGTACACATCCTAGATTTGTCATTGGCGAGTCGATGATTCCTGCAACTTCATTTATGATGCGTATCATGGCAGAACGTTATGATGTGCCTGAAATTATGCACTGTAGTACACTGCCATTTATTCAAAAAAATATTACTTCCAATAGCGGTATTAAGCGTAACTTTTCGTTCATTTATCATCGTGAAGGACAGGCTCAAAATCCGAATGAGACAACACAACTACCTGTTCCCAATATTCCATACGGACCCGAGGCGCATTTAATGCGTCAAGATACGGATGCTTACATGATGGCGGTCGCGATTAAATACGGTGCGGATATCAAGCAGAAAACGTTCATCACCGACATTGATATTAATGATGAGGGGGCATGGATCAAAACGTCAGTAAACGATGAGTTTCATGCTAAATTTATCGTTGATGCGAGCGGAGTCAATTCTGTATTGTCTAAACGTTTAGGATTGCGTGAGGAACCTACTCGGATGAAGACGAATACCCGATCGATATTTACACATATGATCGGCGTTAAACCATACGATGAAATTTGTAAGAAGAGTGAGCATAATCTCCCAAGCCCACTTCATAATGGAACACTCCACCATATTTTTGACGGTGGATGGTTATGGGTTATTCCTTTTGATAACACCGAAAATTCAACAAGCAAATTATGCAGCGTTGGCTTACAGTTCGATCTTACTAAAACCCCACCTAAAACAGATAAGGAACCTGAACAGGAGTTCAGTGAATTTCTAAGTAGATTTCCTGAAGTAGCTAAACAATTTGAGGATGCAAAGCCAGTACGGGAATGGATTAGCTCAAATAGGCTACAGTATTCAGCCTCAGAAGTCGTAGGAGATCGGTTCTGTTTATTGGCACATGCATCTGCGTTTATCGACCCGCTATTCTCACGAGGGCTTGCGATTACGACTGAAACAATCAATTCATTAGCACAAAGATTGATTGATTCCGTAAATGAAGATCATTTTTATAAGGAACGCTTTGAGCCCGTAGCTGAGATTATCCAGAACTCGTATGATACAAACGATCGCTTGGTTGCTTGCTCGTATGCTGCTTTTAAGGACTTTGACCTTTGGAATGCTTGGTACCGAATTTGGGCTTTAGGACAAGCTTTTACATCGTTAAGATTTACTCAAATATTATCAAAATATTATAAGGAAAATAATATTGAACATCTATTAGCTATTGAGAAAGCTCCCTATATCGGTTCGCTGTGTGTCGATTTAGATGAATTCCAACCGTTGTTTGAAAAGGTTGCTTCTACGGTGGAAGAGGTTCGAGATAATCATTTGCCAATAGATGAAGCTGTCAAGCGAATTTATGGTTATTATAGCGAACTAGATTTTCTTCCGGAACAATACGATCTGACGAATCCAGACAGGCACTATATCGGAAAAATGAATTTGATAGCTTTGTATGACATTGTAACGTGGGGTGCACAAAATGCGCCGGAAAAAATCAGGAAATTATATTTTGATTTTGACGGATCCTTTTTATCAGGAAATAAAGAAGTAGCCGCTGAACTTGAGTAA
- a CDS encoding acyl carrier protein, producing the protein MNPIEAKIREILIQADIQVDDIGVHDDMTQMGLNSLTLVKSMVDIINLHQLEIDEDSVEFYNIKTIQHMVDFVSESSVKLEGVVE; encoded by the coding sequence TTGAATCCGATTGAAGCAAAAATTAGAGAAATATTAATCCAAGCAGATATTCAGGTTGACGATATTGGAGTTCATGATGATATGACCCAAATGGGCCTAAACTCGTTGACATTAGTAAAGTCGATGGTCGACATTATTAATCTCCATCAATTAGAAATCGATGAAGACAGCGTAGAATTCTACAATATTAAGACCATTCAACATATGGTTGATTTCGTTAGTGAAAGTTCAGTAAAACTTGAAGGGGTGGTTGAATGA